One part of the Gammaproteobacteria bacterium genome encodes these proteins:
- a CDS encoding DUF4124 domain-containing protein translates to MKNFLAVTAVLLGAASFACVAAETVYKWTDESGVIHFSDRPVPNAAAEEMRVTPSSPSLVGDDEEEAGAEDDAAATDPAASKEEQQAAMEEQRRKIREQNCQIARQTLQHNESIERMYRVDTNGERVFLSDEEREMVLGKSREDVEKWCD, encoded by the coding sequence ATGAAGAACTTCCTGGCCGTGACCGCGGTGCTGCTTGGGGCCGCTTCCTTCGCCTGTGTTGCCGCGGAGACCGTCTACAAATGGACGGACGAATCCGGCGTGATACATTTCAGCGACCGTCCGGTGCCGAATGCGGCGGCGGAGGAGATGCGGGTGACACCATCCAGCCCGTCCCTGGTCGGGGATGACGAGGAGGAGGCTGGCGCGGAAGATGACGCCGCGGCGACGGATCCCGCGGCATCCAAGGAGGAACAGCAGGCGGCGATGGAGGAGCAGCGGCGCAAGATTCGCGAGCAGAACTGCCAGATCGCGCGTCAGACCCTGCAGCACAACGAGAGCATCGAGCGCATGTACCGGGTGGACACCAACGGGGAACGCGTGTTCCTCTCGGACGAGGAGCGCGAGATGGTGCTCGGCAAGTCGCGCGAGGATGTGGAAAAGTGGTGTGACTGA
- a CDS encoding CDGSH iron-sulfur domain-containing protein, with protein MSDEPVIAQKFPYVKSLAPGTYYWCACGRSANQPFCDGSHKGTAFSPVQFTVTSRAPVALCGCKHTQEPPFCDGSHSKL; from the coding sequence ATGTCCGATGAACCCGTAATCGCGCAAAAATTCCCCTATGTGAAAAGCCTCGCGCCCGGAACCTACTACTGGTGCGCCTGCGGCAGATCGGCGAACCAGCCCTTTTGCGACGGATCCCACAAGGGGACGGCGTTCTCGCCGGTGCAGTTCACCGTTACCTCCCGCGCGCCGGTGGCCCTGTGCGGCTGCAAGCACACCCAGGAACCGCCGTTTTGTGACGGATCTCACAGCAAGCTCTAG
- a CDS encoding ammonium transporter gives METMEMIETPAEEAPPADEGPTLNSGDTAWMLTSTALVLFMTIPGLALFYAGMVRSKNVLSVMMQCFAITCLISVLWMMFGYSMAFDTTGMEKGVTNFSSFVGGLSKAFLAGMEKDSLTAAFPESVFMTFQMTFAIITPALIVGAFAERMKFSAMLWFMGIWSLVVYAPIAHMVWSGDGGYFWDMGVLDFAGGTVVHINAGIAGLVAALVLGKRKGWPTTPMAPNNMVLTVIGASMLWVGWFGFNAGSAVAADGRAGMAMAVTQIATAAAALAWMFSEWLSHGKPSVLGIVSGAVAGLVAITPASGFVGPVGSLIIGIAAGIICFLASTKLKRALKYDDSLDVFGVHAVGGIVGALLTGFFAVEAIGGVPGSFSQFMIQVKGVVITVIYCAVATFIILKVLDVIMGLRVNEEQETEGLDLSLHDERGYNL, from the coding sequence ATGGAAACCATGGAGATGATCGAGACCCCCGCCGAGGAGGCCCCGCCGGCCGATGAAGGCCCGACCCTGAACTCCGGCGACACGGCGTGGATGCTGACCTCCACGGCGCTGGTGCTGTTCATGACCATTCCCGGTCTGGCCCTGTTCTACGCCGGCATGGTGCGCTCCAAGAACGTGCTGTCGGTCATGATGCAGTGCTTCGCCATCACCTGCCTGATCAGTGTGTTGTGGATGATGTTCGGTTACAGCATGGCCTTCGATACTACCGGCATGGAGAAGGGCGTAACCAACTTCAGCTCGTTCGTCGGCGGACTGAGCAAGGCCTTCCTGGCCGGCATGGAGAAGGACAGCCTGACAGCCGCCTTCCCCGAGAGCGTGTTCATGACCTTCCAGATGACCTTCGCCATCATCACCCCGGCGCTGATCGTCGGTGCCTTCGCGGAGCGCATGAAGTTCTCGGCCATGCTGTGGTTCATGGGCATCTGGTCACTGGTGGTGTATGCCCCCATCGCGCACATGGTGTGGAGCGGTGACGGCGGTTACTTCTGGGACATGGGGGTGCTGGACTTCGCGGGCGGCACCGTGGTGCACATCAACGCCGGTATCGCGGGTCTGGTCGCGGCACTGGTGCTGGGCAAGCGCAAGGGCTGGCCGACCACGCCGATGGCCCCGAACAATATGGTCCTCACCGTGATCGGTGCCTCCATGCTGTGGGTGGGCTGGTTCGGTTTCAACGCCGGTTCCGCGGTGGCGGCCGACGGCCGTGCGGGCATGGCGATGGCGGTGACCCAGATCGCGACGGCGGCGGCGGCGCTGGCCTGGATGTTCAGCGAGTGGCTGTCACACGGCAAGCCGAGCGTGCTCGGTATCGTGTCCGGCGCGGTCGCGGGCCTGGTGGCCATCACCCCGGCGTCCGGCTTCGTCGGTCCGGTGGGATCGCTCATCATCGGCATCGCGGCGGGCATCATCTGCTTCCTGGCCTCGACCAAGCTGAAGCGCGCGCTCAAGTACGACGACTCGCTCGACGTATTCGGCGTGCATGCGGTGGGCGGCATCGTGGGTGCGCTGCTGACCGGTTTCTTCGCCGTGGAGGCCATCGGCGGCGTACCGGGCAGCTTCAGCCAGTTCATGATCCAGGTGAAGGGTGTGGTGATCACCGTCATCTACTGCGCGGTCGCCACGTTCATCATCCTGAAGGTCCTGGATGTCATCATGGGCCTGCGTGTGAACGAGGAGCAGGAAACGGAAGGTCTGGATCTGTCGCTGCACGACGAGCGCGGATACAACCTCTGA
- the glnK gene encoding P-II family nitrogen regulator — protein sequence MKLVSAIIKPFKLDDVREALSDIGVQGITVTEVKGFGRQKGHTELYRGAEYVVDFLPKVKIEVAVDDSLYEQVIEAITKSAQTGKIGDGKIFVFNLEQAVRIRTGETGSDAL from the coding sequence ATGAAGCTAGTCAGCGCGATAATCAAGCCGTTCAAGCTCGACGATGTTCGCGAAGCCCTGTCCGACATCGGCGTACAAGGCATCACCGTGACCGAGGTCAAGGGTTTCGGGCGCCAGAAGGGGCATACCGAGCTCTATCGAGGCGCCGAGTACGTGGTCGATTTTCTCCCCAAGGTGAAGATCGAGGTGGCCGTCGACGACAGTCTGTATGAACAAGTGATAGAGGCGATTACCAAATCGGCCCAGACCGGCAAGATCGGCGACGGCAAGATCTTTGTCTTTAACCTTGAGCAAGCGGTGCGCATCCGTACGGGCGAAACCGGCTCCGACGCACTGTGA
- a CDS encoding accessory factor UbiK family protein — MLDPKFIEDLSQRLSSAVPEGARVLKQDLDRNFRAVLNSAFTRLDLVTREELEVQENLLARTREMLDGLALRVEELERRLRDKAG, encoded by the coding sequence ATGCTGGACCCGAAGTTCATCGAAGACCTCAGCCAGCGCCTGAGCAGTGCCGTACCGGAGGGCGCGCGGGTCCTCAAGCAGGATCTCGATCGGAATTTCCGCGCGGTGCTGAACAGCGCCTTCACGCGACTGGATCTGGTCACGCGCGAGGAGCTGGAGGTCCAGGAAAACCTGCTGGCGCGTACCCGGGAAATGCTCGACGGGCTGGCGCTGCGTGTCGAAGAACTCGAAAGGAGATTGCGGGACAAGGCAGGCTGA
- a CDS encoding YifB family Mg chelatase-like AAA ATPase yields MSLAIIHTRAQTGIDAPPVTVEVHLANGLPALAIVGLPEAAVKESKERVRAALLQANFEFPARRITINLAPADLPKEGGRYDLAIALGILVASGQLPPAACDRHEFIGELALTGELRGVRGVLPAALAATNAGRALIVPAANAAEGALAGAATLYAANHLLEVCAHLNSARELPSMDIPAIPARKVMEDLADVRGQAHAKRALEIAAAGGHSLLLIGPPGTGKTLLASRLPGILPPMTDQEALETAAVASISGSGFDLRRWRERPFRAPHHTASGIALVGGGSSPRPGEISLAHNGVLFLDELPEFDRRVLEVLREPLESGRIMISRAARQCEFPARFQLVAAMNPCPCGYLGDASGRCRCTAEQIQRYRARVSGPLIDRIDMHIEVPKLPHSALIQAGTDLSPTSAQVRERVVHARERQIVRDGIPAHQLGPTDIGKCCALDEQGVTLLEKAATRLGLSARAYHRILKVARTIADLDGSDKIGHVHLGEAIAYRALDRKPRDCAV; encoded by the coding sequence GTGTCGCTGGCCATTATCCACACCCGCGCCCAGACCGGCATTGACGCGCCGCCGGTCACCGTTGAGGTCCACCTCGCCAACGGGCTGCCCGCGCTTGCCATCGTCGGCCTGCCCGAGGCCGCGGTGAAGGAAAGCAAGGAGCGTGTGCGTGCCGCCCTGCTCCAGGCCAATTTCGAATTCCCGGCCCGTCGCATCACGATCAACCTGGCGCCGGCCGACCTCCCCAAGGAAGGCGGCCGCTACGACCTCGCCATCGCGCTCGGTATCCTCGTCGCCTCGGGCCAGTTGCCGCCCGCCGCGTGCGACCGCCACGAGTTCATCGGCGAACTGGCCCTGACCGGCGAATTGCGTGGGGTGCGCGGCGTACTGCCGGCCGCGCTCGCCGCGACGAATGCGGGACGTGCCCTGATCGTGCCGGCGGCGAATGCCGCGGAGGGCGCCCTGGCCGGGGCGGCGACTCTGTATGCCGCGAATCACCTGCTGGAGGTCTGCGCCCATCTTAACAGCGCGCGTGAACTGCCGTCGATGGACATTCCGGCGATACCGGCACGCAAGGTCATGGAAGACCTCGCCGATGTCCGCGGACAAGCGCATGCCAAGCGCGCGCTCGAGATCGCGGCCGCGGGCGGCCACAGCCTGCTGCTGATCGGTCCGCCCGGCACCGGCAAGACCCTGCTCGCAAGCCGCCTGCCCGGCATCCTGCCGCCGATGACGGATCAGGAGGCCCTGGAAACCGCCGCCGTCGCCTCCATCAGCGGCAGCGGCTTCGATCTCCGGCGCTGGCGGGAACGGCCGTTCCGCGCCCCGCACCATACTGCCTCCGGGATCGCGCTGGTCGGTGGCGGCAGTTCGCCGCGGCCCGGAGAGATCTCGCTGGCGCACAATGGCGTGCTGTTCCTGGACGAGCTGCCCGAGTTCGACCGCCGTGTGCTCGAGGTACTGCGCGAACCGCTGGAATCGGGGCGCATCATGATCTCGCGCGCGGCGCGCCAGTGTGAATTCCCGGCGCGCTTCCAGCTCGTCGCGGCGATGAATCCCTGCCCGTGCGGATATCTGGGCGATGCCTCGGGCCGCTGTCGCTGCACCGCGGAACAAATTCAGCGTTATCGTGCGCGGGTCTCCGGTCCGCTGATCGATCGCATAGATATGCACATTGAGGTGCCGAAATTGCCACACTCTGCGTTGATACAAGCGGGTACTGATTTATCCCCGACCAGTGCTCAGGTGCGAGAACGCGTCGTGCATGCACGCGAACGTCAGATCGTGCGCGACGGGATACCTGCTCATCAGCTCGGGCCAACGGACATCGGGAAGTGCTGCGCGCTCGACGAACAGGGGGTGACCCTGCTCGAAAAGGCAGCTACCCGCCTCGGACTGTCGGCACGCGCCTACCATCGCATTCTGAAGGTCGCGCGCACCATCGCCGACCTCGATGGTTCGGATAAAATCGGTCACGTGCATCTGGGTGAGGCCATCGCCTACAGGGCGCTGGATCGCAAACCACGCGATTGCGCCGTATGA